The DNA region GTCGTCTCCGGGTCGGGATCGCCAACGGTCAAATACGGGATGAGCGCCGTTTTGTTATGCAATTTTAATGTTTCAAACGTCTGATCGATCCGGTTCATAGCGTCTTCCCTCCCGTATATGCCATAATGGACTCTACGTCCTTGTCGCCGCGACCTGACAAGTTGATGACGATCAGGTCCTCCTCGGTCCATTGCGGGGCCATCTTCACGGCTTGAGCCAGGGCATGCGCGGACTCCAGCGCCGGAATGATCCCTTCGGTCCGGCACAGCAGCTGCAGCGCTTCAAGCGCCTCCGCGTCCGTGATCGGCTCGTATTGGACCCGCTCGATATCCTTCAAATACGAATGCTCTGGGCCGACGCCCGGGTAATCCAAGCCGGCCGAGATGGAATGGGCCTCCTGAACCTGGCCGTACTCATCCTGAAGCAGATAGCTCATCGAGCCCTGGAATACGCCCTGGGTTCCCTTAGTCATCGTAGCGGCATGGAACTCGGTCTCAACGCCCTTGCCGGCCGCCTCAACGCCGATCAGGCGCACCTCGCTATCCTCCAGAAACGGATAGAACATGCCGATTGCATTGCTGCCGCCGCCCACCGGTGCCAATATCATGCTCGGAAGCCGGCCTTCGCTCTCCAGAATCTGTCTGCGCGTCTCGTCTCCGATGATTCGCTGGAAATTGCGAACCATCATCGGATACGGATGCGGTCCCACAGCCGATCCGAGCACATAGAACGTGTCCTCCACGTTGCTGACCCAGTATCGGAGCGCTTCGTTGCCGGCATCCTTCAGCGTGCGGCTGCCGGACGTTATCGGTATAACCTCGGCTCCGAGCATCTTCATGCGGAACACGTTAAGCTGCTGCCGCTTCGTGTCTTCTTCGCCCATAAATACTTTGCATTCCAGTCCAAGCAGCGCAGCCACGGTGGCCGTCGCCACTCCATGCTGGCCGGCCCCAGTCTCGGCAATGACCTTGGTCTTGCCCATCCGTTTGGCAAGTACGCCTTGGGCAATGGCATTATTAATTTTATGGGCGCCCGTATGGTTCAGGTCCTCCCGCTTCAAATAGATCTTGGCCTTGCCAAGATGACGGCTGAACCGCTCGGCGTAATACAGCGGAGTCTCCCTGCCGGAATACTGCTTCAGCAGATAGGCGATCTCCTCCTTGAATTCAGCATCTTCCGCATAGCGGTTATACTCCTGTTCCAGCTCGATCAAGGCGTTCATCAGCGTTTCCGGTACGAACCGTCCGCCGAACACCCCGAAACGTCCATTGACGTCAGGCAGCTCTGTTCTCATATCCCCTTCACCCTTTCCACGAATGCTTGCACCTTCTGTATGTCCTTCACGCCCGGCTCGCGCTCGACACCGCTGGATACATCCACGCCATCGGGAGCGTACCGGCTAATTAATTGCGATACATTATCCGCATCGAGCCCTCCGGCCACGAAGAGCGGAATTCCATGCTGCTTGGCCCAGTCTTGGTAAGGCGGAATGAGGTCCCAGGCGAATGTCTTGCCTGATCCCCCGCCATACTCCGGATCGAAGGTATCGACGAGCAGTCCGTCGATGCAGCCTGCATACGAGTCGAGCGCAGCCATTCGTGCTTCATCGCTCTTCTCCCCGCCGATCGACACCACTTTAAAAACGGAAACCGGGAAGCGCTCTTTCACTTCCCGGCAAAACTGCGGCGTTTCCTGACCGTGCAGTTGTACGATGTCGAGCGGGGCATGCGAAAGCAGCTCCTCAAGCTCGCTCCAATCAGGATTAACCAACACGCCGACGGCGGCGGGCGCCTGTCCTGAGCTCCACTTCTTCAATATGCCGATCAGCTCCCCGGCTTGCTCGGGCGTCACCTTCCGCCGGCTCTTGGCAAATACAAATCCGATATAATCCACAGGTAAGTTTATCATAGATTTTAGCACTTCAACGCTTTGAAGTCCACATATTTTTACTGCCGTCTCGCTCATCAAGCCGCTCCCCTTTTATTCCGAGTCAGTGGCAACCGGGACCGGTCCCATCAAATCATTCACGGCACGGAAAACATCCGGCTGTCGCATGAAATGTTCTCCAACCAGTACGCCATGCGCCCCAACATAATGCAAATACGAGATATCGGCCGGCCGCGATATGCCGCTCTCGCTGATAAGCGTCACTCCTTCAGGCACATCGCCTGCCAGATCGGCTGTCGTCTCGAGCGAGGTTTCGAATGTGCGCAAATTCCGGTTGTTGATGCCGATCAAAGACGGATTGAGCTTAAGCACCGTACGAAGCTCCTCACTGTCATGCACCTCAACCAGGCAGTCCAGCCCGATGGAAGAGGCCAGGTCCATAAATTCCGCCATACGCTCCTCCGTAAGAATTGCGGCAATGAGCAGAATAGCGTCCGCGCCAAGCAAGCGCGCTTCATAAATTTGCGTCTCGTCGATAATGAAATCCTTGCGGAGCAGGGGCAAACGGACAGCCTCGCGAACGGCCTTTAAATAATCTCCGCTGCCCTGAAAGTACTCCCGGTCCGTCAGGACGGAAAGGCAATCGGCATCTGCGGCCTCGTAGGCCTTCGCGATCATGACCGGATCAAAATCCGGCCGTATCAATCCTTTGGACGGCGAAGCCTTCTTCACTTCGGCGATCAAGCCCATGCTGCGTTTGCGCCCTTCCGCAAGCGTTCGTGCAAATCCGATAGTCGGCGGCAATTCCTTAATCCGGCTTTCCGCTTCCGCAGCGGAGAACGTTTCGCGCAGCTTCGCGACCTCCTGCTTCTTCGTGGCTACGATTCGATCAAGATACATAGCTTAATTCCCCCGTCCGTATAATAAGCTGCTCCAGTTTCGCCTGGGCAAGCCCTGAATCAATAGCATGCGCAGCCTGCTGCACGCCTTCCTTAAGACTGTCCGCGAGTCCGGCTACGTAGATGCAGGCTCCGGCATTCGCCAGCACGATATCCCGGTATGCGCTTTTCTCCCCGCGGAG from Paenibacillus ihbetae includes:
- the trpB gene encoding tryptophan synthase subunit beta encodes the protein MRTELPDVNGRFGVFGGRFVPETLMNALIELEQEYNRYAEDAEFKEEIAYLLKQYSGRETPLYYAERFSRHLGKAKIYLKREDLNHTGAHKINNAIAQGVLAKRMGKTKVIAETGAGQHGVATATVAALLGLECKVFMGEEDTKRQQLNVFRMKMLGAEVIPITSGSRTLKDAGNEALRYWVSNVEDTFYVLGSAVGPHPYPMMVRNFQRIIGDETRRQILESEGRLPSMILAPVGGGSNAIGMFYPFLEDSEVRLIGVEAAGKGVETEFHAATMTKGTQGVFQGSMSYLLQDEYGQVQEAHSISAGLDYPGVGPEHSYLKDIERVQYEPITDAEALEALQLLCRTEGIIPALESAHALAQAVKMAPQWTEEDLIVINLSGRGDKDVESIMAYTGGKTL
- a CDS encoding phosphoribosylanthranilate isomerase, whose translation is MSETAVKICGLQSVEVLKSMINLPVDYIGFVFAKSRRKVTPEQAGELIGILKKWSSGQAPAAVGVLVNPDWSELEELLSHAPLDIVQLHGQETPQFCREVKERFPVSVFKVVSIGGEKSDEARMAALDSYAGCIDGLLVDTFDPEYGGGSGKTFAWDLIPPYQDWAKQHGIPLFVAGGLDADNVSQLISRYAPDGVDVSSGVEREPGVKDIQKVQAFVERVKGI
- the trpC gene encoding indole-3-glycerol phosphate synthase TrpC, which translates into the protein MYLDRIVATKKQEVAKLRETFSAAEAESRIKELPPTIGFARTLAEGRKRSMGLIAEVKKASPSKGLIRPDFDPVMIAKAYEAADADCLSVLTDREYFQGSGDYLKAVREAVRLPLLRKDFIIDETQIYEARLLGADAILLIAAILTEERMAEFMDLASSIGLDCLVEVHDSEELRTVLKLNPSLIGINNRNLRTFETSLETTADLAGDVPEGVTLISESGISRPADISYLHYVGAHGVLVGEHFMRQPDVFRAVNDLMGPVPVATDSE